One Micromonospora craniellae genomic region harbors:
- a CDS encoding FAD:protein FMN transferase has product MTITTTTPHLHRHTCAVFTCEVTLASHGPPALPFTDVEHRLRDLDRRFSRFRPDSELSRLNAAAGTWHHISDDLHAMLRHALDVAAASTDLVNAAVLPRLHTAGYTHSWATGAPHTPPPAPPAPVPPLHTVLHLRPRAARLAPGHHVDVAALAKGRWADDVITWLGPNSAASIGGDVACRGPGPDGDGWPIALPDGRTLLVRDGGVATSGTGRRRWGTDRHHLIDPRTGHPTTSDITQATVLARTGACADWVATAAVIGGHPAADQLATRTDVHHLWLTGTPR; this is encoded by the coding sequence ATGACCATCACGACCACCACACCCCACCTGCACCGCCACACCTGCGCGGTGTTCACCTGCGAGGTGACCCTCGCCAGCCACGGACCACCGGCCCTGCCGTTCACCGACGTGGAACACCGACTACGGGACCTGGACCGCCGCTTCTCCCGGTTCCGCCCCGACAGCGAACTGTCCCGCCTCAACGCCGCCGCCGGCACCTGGCACCACATCTCCGACGACCTGCACGCCATGCTCCGCCACGCCCTCGACGTCGCCGCCGCCAGCACCGACCTGGTCAACGCGGCCGTCCTACCCCGCCTACACACCGCCGGCTACACCCACTCCTGGGCCACCGGCGCCCCACACACCCCGCCACCGGCGCCACCCGCCCCCGTACCACCGCTGCACACCGTGCTGCACCTACGCCCCCGCGCCGCCCGACTCGCCCCCGGCCACCACGTCGACGTCGCCGCCCTCGCCAAAGGACGCTGGGCCGACGACGTCATCACCTGGCTCGGCCCCAACTCGGCCGCCAGCATCGGGGGAGACGTCGCCTGCCGAGGCCCCGGCCCCGACGGCGACGGCTGGCCCATCGCCCTACCCGACGGACGGACCCTGCTGGTCCGCGACGGCGGCGTCGCCACCAGCGGCACCGGCAGACGACGCTGGGGCACCGACCGGCACCACCTCATCGACCCCCGCACCGGACACCCCACCACCTCCGACATCACCCAGGCCACCGTCCTGGCCCGCACCGGCGCCTGCGCCGACTGGGTCGCCACCGCCGCCGTCATCGGCGGCCACCCGGCAGCCGACCAGCTCGCCACCCGCACCGACGTCCACCACCTGTGGCTGACCGGAACACCCCGATGA
- a CDS encoding HpcH/HpaI aldolase/citrate lyase family protein: MTAVGTSPAIARSYLYVPGDQPDKLARAATRGADACILDLEDAVVPAHKPAARETVGTFLADAPAGPQWWVRVNADTPADDIAAVAGAHLTGVVVPKADVDLLAEVDRLLGDAEHTHRLPAGSLVVFALLETAGGVWRADAVAAARRVVRLGLGEADLAAELRLQPGPDRAELWPMRSRVVLAGAAAGLAPPVGPTETVLRDPDRLEQTSRLLLRQGFRGRTAIHPAQVPVVNRVFSPTDEEVAAARDVVDRLADAERDGSGVTVTADGRFIDAAVARSAREILDRAAVGG, translated from the coding sequence GTGACCGCCGTCGGCACGTCCCCGGCCATCGCCCGCAGCTACCTGTACGTGCCGGGGGACCAGCCGGACAAGCTGGCCCGGGCCGCGACCCGCGGCGCCGACGCCTGCATCCTCGACCTGGAGGACGCGGTCGTGCCGGCACACAAACCCGCCGCCCGGGAAACCGTCGGGACGTTCCTCGCCGACGCGCCCGCCGGCCCCCAGTGGTGGGTACGCGTCAACGCCGACACGCCGGCCGACGACATCGCCGCGGTGGCCGGCGCGCACCTGACCGGCGTGGTGGTGCCCAAGGCCGACGTCGACCTGCTGGCCGAGGTGGACCGGCTGCTCGGCGACGCCGAACACACCCACCGCCTGCCGGCCGGCTCGCTGGTGGTGTTCGCCCTGCTGGAGACCGCTGGGGGAGTGTGGCGGGCGGACGCGGTGGCCGCCGCCCGCCGGGTGGTCCGGCTCGGACTCGGCGAGGCGGACCTGGCCGCCGAACTGCGCCTGCAACCAGGCCCGGACAGGGCCGAGCTGTGGCCGATGCGGTCCCGCGTGGTGCTGGCCGGCGCCGCCGCCGGCCTCGCCCCGCCGGTCGGCCCCACCGAGACGGTCCTACGCGACCCGGACCGCCTCGAACAGACCAGCCGGCTGCTGCTGCGACAGGGTTTCCGGGGCCGCACCGCCATCCATCCCGCCCAGGTGCCGGTGGTCAACCGGGTGTTCTCGCCGACCGACGAGGAGGTGGCCGCCGCCCGCGACGTCGTCGACCGGCTGGCCGACGCCGAACGTGACGGCTCCGGCGTGACGGTCACCGCCGACGGCCGGTTCATCGACGCGGCGGTCGCGCGCAGCGCCCGGGAGATCCTCGACCGGGCCGCCGTAGGCGGCTAA
- a CDS encoding dihydroorotase: MQPFDLVVRNVRVVRHDQAEPAALDIGVRDGRVARLAPSIDAAEATTVVDGGGKLAFPGVVDAHQHWGIYHPLAQDTGTESRACAQGGVTSAINYIRTGQYYLNRGGPYGEFFPEVRATTDHRSFVDYAFHVAPMTAEHIDEIPDLVRDHGVTSFKIFMFYGGHGLHGRSADQSSFLMIPPDARYDYAHFEFVMRGVQAARERFPELADEISLSLHCETAEIMSAYTRMVEQEGTLTGLAAYSASRPPHSEGLAVSIAAYLAHETGLPTINLLHLSSAKAVDAAIRMAQAFPHVDFRREVTIGHLLADIDTAYGLGGKVNPPLRPREDVEALWAHLLDGQLDWVVSDHACCRAEVKFGEPDDDIFVAKSGFGGAEYLLPGLISEGTKRGLSYARVAELTSWAPARRFGLASKGAIAEGLDADLCLVDADHTWTVRADESLSAQDYTPFEGMELTARVTDTFLRGEQILRDGTVVGQPRGRYLSRPTRP; encoded by the coding sequence ATGCAACCCTTCGATCTCGTAGTGCGCAACGTCCGCGTGGTGCGACACGACCAGGCGGAGCCGGCGGCGCTGGACATCGGCGTACGCGACGGCCGGGTGGCCCGTCTCGCCCCGAGCATCGACGCCGCCGAGGCGACCACCGTCGTCGACGGCGGCGGCAAGCTCGCCTTCCCCGGCGTCGTCGACGCCCACCAGCACTGGGGCATCTACCACCCGCTGGCGCAGGACACCGGCACCGAGAGCCGCGCCTGCGCGCAGGGCGGTGTCACCTCCGCCATCAACTACATCCGCACCGGCCAGTACTACCTCAACCGGGGCGGACCGTACGGCGAGTTCTTCCCCGAGGTCCGCGCCACCACCGACCACCGCTCCTTCGTCGACTACGCCTTCCACGTGGCGCCGATGACCGCCGAGCACATCGACGAGATCCCCGACCTGGTCCGCGACCACGGGGTCACCTCGTTCAAGATCTTCATGTTCTACGGCGGTCACGGCCTGCACGGGCGCTCCGCCGACCAGAGCTCGTTCCTGATGATCCCGCCCGACGCCCGCTACGACTACGCGCACTTCGAGTTCGTCATGCGCGGCGTGCAGGCCGCCCGTGAACGGTTCCCCGAACTGGCCGACGAGATCTCGCTGTCGCTGCACTGCGAGACCGCGGAGATCATGTCGGCGTACACCCGGATGGTCGAGCAGGAGGGCACGCTGACCGGCCTGGCCGCGTACAGCGCCTCCCGGCCGCCGCACTCCGAGGGCCTGGCGGTCAGCATCGCCGCCTACCTCGCCCACGAGACCGGCCTGCCCACCATCAACCTGCTGCACCTGTCCTCGGCCAAGGCCGTCGACGCGGCGATCCGCATGGCGCAGGCGTTCCCGCACGTCGACTTCCGCCGCGAGGTGACCATCGGGCACCTGCTGGCCGACATCGACACCGCGTACGGCCTCGGCGGCAAGGTCAACCCGCCGCTGCGTCCCCGCGAGGACGTCGAGGCGCTCTGGGCGCACCTGCTCGACGGCCAGCTCGACTGGGTCGTCAGCGACCACGCCTGCTGCCGCGCCGAGGTCAAGTTCGGTGAGCCCGACGACGACATCTTCGTCGCCAAGTCCGGTTTCGGCGGCGCCGAGTACCTGCTGCCCGGCCTGATCAGCGAGGGCACCAAACGCGGCCTGTCCTACGCCCGCGTCGCCGAGCTGACCTCGTGGGCGCCGGCCCGCCGCTTCGGCCTGGCCAGCAAGGGCGCCATCGCCGAGGGCCTGGACGCCGACCTCTGCCTGGTCGACGCCGACCACACCTGGACGGTACGCGCCGACGAGTCGCTGTCGGCGCAGGACTACACGCCGTTCGAGGGCATGGAACTGACCGCCCGCGTCACCGACACGTTCCTGCGCGGCGAGCAGATCCTGCGCGACGGCACCGTGGTCGGGCAGCCACGCGGCCGATACCTGTCCCGCCCGACCCGCCCGTGA
- a CDS encoding MmgE/PrpD family protein yields the protein MPEQTLARQLAAFAARTRTTGLPDPVATSVRQRVLDILGLCVAAHRLPTSHAALEHVAEQGGRAQAYVVGLPDAVPAAQAAFGNGVLAHSLDYDDTHLPSVLHPSAAVVPAALAAAQAAGADGAALTTAVAVGIEVTVRIGMAGYDPTLNNSVFFEHGQHATSICGAMGAAVAAGMLVGLDEDGLLDVLGVTASMAAGVIEANRTGGTVKRLHCGWAAHSAVTAADLVRRGFTGPPTVLEGRFGFFTAFLRGEADHDQVTDGIGERWAVPDIFFKPYPANHFTHAAIDAGLALRAQGVPVDRIDHIELRVPAAVIRTIGQPIDTKRAPDTGYQAQFSGPYAVVAGLLGGGGLGLGLGDFTDELARDPARRALMARVDVVADDECSRIFPYQFPAVVTVRTDDGRTWREEVLTNRGGPQRPLSDGELAMKFRDNVAGRLDPDTAEKVVAAVGALADVTDVADLLRPLTRLRTATD from the coding sequence ATGCCTGAGCAGACCCTCGCCCGGCAGCTCGCCGCGTTCGCCGCCCGCACCCGCACCACGGGGCTGCCCGACCCGGTCGCCACCAGCGTGCGCCAGCGGGTCCTGGACATCCTCGGCCTGTGCGTCGCCGCGCACCGGCTGCCGACCAGCCACGCCGCCCTCGAACACGTCGCCGAGCAGGGCGGACGCGCCCAGGCGTACGTCGTCGGCCTGCCCGACGCGGTACCCGCCGCGCAGGCCGCGTTCGGCAACGGCGTCCTGGCCCACTCGCTGGACTACGACGACACCCACCTGCCGTCGGTGCTGCACCCCAGCGCCGCCGTGGTGCCGGCGGCCCTGGCCGCCGCGCAGGCCGCCGGCGCCGACGGCGCCGCCCTCACCACCGCCGTCGCGGTCGGCATCGAGGTCACCGTCCGGATCGGCATGGCCGGCTACGACCCGACGCTGAACAACTCGGTGTTCTTCGAACACGGCCAGCACGCCACCTCCATCTGCGGGGCGATGGGCGCCGCCGTGGCCGCCGGCATGCTGGTCGGCCTGGACGAGGACGGCCTGCTGGACGTCCTCGGCGTGACCGCCTCGATGGCCGCCGGGGTGATCGAGGCCAACCGCACCGGCGGCACCGTCAAACGGCTGCACTGCGGCTGGGCCGCGCACAGCGCCGTCACCGCCGCCGACCTGGTCCGACGCGGCTTCACCGGACCACCCACCGTGCTGGAGGGCCGGTTCGGGTTCTTCACCGCCTTCCTGCGCGGCGAGGCCGACCACGACCAGGTCACCGACGGAATCGGCGAACGCTGGGCGGTACCGGACATCTTCTTCAAGCCGTACCCGGCCAACCACTTCACCCACGCCGCCATCGACGCCGGCCTGGCCCTGCGCGCCCAGGGTGTACCGGTCGACCGGATCGACCACATCGAACTGCGGGTACCCGCCGCGGTGATCCGCACCATCGGGCAGCCCATCGACACCAAACGCGCCCCGGACACCGGCTACCAGGCCCAGTTCAGTGGCCCGTACGCGGTGGTCGCGGGCCTGCTCGGCGGCGGCGGCCTGGGCCTCGGGCTGGGCGACTTCACCGACGAGCTGGCCCGCGACCCGGCCCGCCGGGCGCTGATGGCCCGCGTCGACGTGGTCGCCGACGACGAGTGCAGCAGGATCTTCCCCTACCAGTTCCCGGCCGTCGTGACGGTCCGCACCGACGACGGCCGGACCTGGCGCGAGGAGGTGCTGACCAACCGCGGTGGCCCGCAACGACCGCTGTCCGACGGGGAACTGGCGATGAAGTTCCGCGACAACGTCGCCGGTCGCCTCGACCCGGACACCGCCGAGAAGGTGGTGGCCGCCGTCGGCGCTCTCGCCGACGTCACCGACGTGGCCGACCTGCTGCGCCCGCTGACCCGGCTGCGCACCGCCACCGACTGA
- a CDS encoding cyclase family protein has protein sequence MSTTTSPASGTQTLLAAVSAGTRVYDLGRRLSIGMPQSPNHPPFWHALPRRHGDAVRVDGGSAANDIITMGTHVGTHIDAFSHVSQDGRLFDGSDAADAGRGGRFAELGAHTIAPMVRRGVLLDVPAALGTPDGCVPGYEITPQDLTRTAERQGTQVRPGDVVLIRSGWGRLFGDADRTRFVGHDSGVPGVGEAGATWLADQGVHAAGADTIAFECLRPGAGHSVLPAHRVLLVERGVYIIETMALEELAAAGVHEFLFVLSPLAIFGATGSPVRPLAVVVDA, from the coding sequence ATGAGCACCACCACCAGCCCGGCGAGCGGGACGCAGACGCTGCTGGCCGCCGTGTCCGCCGGAACCCGGGTGTACGACCTGGGTCGCCGCCTGAGCATCGGCATGCCCCAGTCGCCGAACCACCCGCCGTTCTGGCACGCCCTGCCGCGCCGGCACGGCGACGCGGTCCGTGTCGACGGCGGTTCCGCCGCCAACGACATCATCACCATGGGCACCCACGTCGGCACCCACATCGACGCCTTCTCCCACGTGTCCCAGGACGGCCGGCTGTTCGACGGCTCCGACGCCGCCGACGCCGGACGCGGCGGACGCTTCGCCGAGCTGGGCGCACACACCATCGCCCCGATGGTGCGCCGTGGTGTGCTGCTCGACGTGCCGGCCGCGCTGGGCACCCCCGACGGCTGCGTACCCGGCTACGAGATCACCCCGCAGGACCTGACCCGCACCGCCGAGCGGCAGGGCACCCAGGTACGCCCCGGCGACGTGGTGCTCATCCGCAGCGGCTGGGGACGGCTGTTCGGCGACGCCGACCGCACCCGCTTCGTCGGTCACGACAGCGGCGTACCCGGCGTCGGCGAGGCCGGCGCCACCTGGCTGGCCGACCAGGGCGTACACGCCGCCGGCGCGGACACCATCGCCTTCGAGTGCCTGCGCCCCGGCGCCGGACACAGCGTCCTGCCGGCACACCGGGTCCTGCTGGTCGAACGCGGCGTCTACATCATCGAGACGATGGCGCTGGAGGAACTGGCCGCCGCCGGGGTGCACGAGTTCCTGTTCGTGCTCTCGCCGCTGGCCATCTTCGGAGCCACCGGCTCGCCGGTGCGTCCGCTGGCGGTGGTCGTCGATGCCTGA
- a CDS encoding CaiB/BaiF CoA transferase family protein, with the protein MGTPVHDGPLTGLRVIDASTILAGPLCCQILGDYGADVIKVEHPVAGDSMRGHGHAKDGVPLWWKEISRNKRTLGLKLSTPEGADLLRRLAATADVLVENFRPGTLERWGIGPDTLLEINPALVVVRISGFGQRGPYAHRPGFGTLAEAMSGFAHLTGDENGPPTLPAFGLADSICGIAASSATMVALWARQQNGGKGQVVDLSLLEPIMMAVGPGPTVYDQLGLIGQRHGNRSTNNAPRNTYRTRDGSWVAISTSAQSIAERVLHLVGHPEVVDEPWFASGRQRAEHADLLDSYVGGWIAERTRDEVMRAFDEAGAAVAPVYDARDIVTDDHVRAAEMLVDVPDPDFGQVLMHNVLWRMSETPGRIRFTGRALGADTDDLLVNELGCTPDTVADLRDREIVA; encoded by the coding sequence ATGGGGACTCCAGTGCATGACGGACCGCTGACCGGCCTGCGCGTCATCGACGCCTCGACGATCCTGGCCGGACCGCTGTGCTGCCAGATCCTCGGCGACTACGGCGCCGACGTCATCAAGGTCGAACACCCCGTCGCCGGGGACAGCATGCGCGGACACGGCCACGCCAAGGACGGCGTGCCGCTGTGGTGGAAGGAGATCTCCCGCAACAAGCGCACGCTCGGCCTCAAGCTGTCCACACCGGAGGGCGCCGACCTGCTGCGTCGCCTGGCCGCCACCGCCGACGTGCTGGTGGAGAACTTCCGCCCCGGCACCCTGGAACGGTGGGGGATCGGCCCCGACACACTCCTGGAGATCAACCCGGCGCTCGTCGTCGTCCGCATCTCCGGCTTCGGCCAACGCGGCCCCTACGCGCACCGACCCGGCTTCGGCACCCTCGCCGAGGCGATGAGCGGCTTCGCCCACCTCACCGGCGACGAGAACGGCCCGCCGACGCTGCCGGCGTTCGGCCTGGCCGACAGCATCTGCGGCATCGCCGCCTCCTCGGCGACCATGGTCGCGCTCTGGGCCCGCCAGCAGAACGGCGGCAAGGGCCAGGTCGTCGACCTGAGCCTGCTCGAACCGATCATGATGGCGGTCGGTCCCGGGCCCACCGTCTACGACCAGCTCGGCCTGATCGGGCAGCGCCACGGCAACCGCTCCACCAACAACGCGCCCCGCAACACCTACCGCACCCGCGACGGCTCCTGGGTGGCGATCTCCACCAGCGCCCAGTCCATCGCCGAACGGGTGCTGCACCTCGTCGGGCACCCCGAGGTCGTCGACGAACCGTGGTTCGCCTCCGGACGGCAGCGCGCCGAACACGCCGACCTGCTCGACTCCTACGTCGGCGGGTGGATCGCCGAACGCACCCGTGACGAGGTGATGCGGGCCTTCGACGAGGCCGGCGCCGCCGTCGCGCCCGTCTACGACGCCCGCGACATCGTCACCGACGACCACGTCCGCGCCGCCGAGATGCTCGTCGACGTCCCCGACCCCGACTTCGGTCAGGTCCTGATGCACAACGTCCTGTGGCGGATGTCCGAGACCCCCGGCCGGATCCGCTTCACCGGCCGGGCCCTCGGCGCCGACACCGACGATCTCCTCGTCAACGAACTCGGCTGCACCCCCGACACCGTCGCCGACCTGCGCGACCGGGAGATCGTGGCCTGA
- a CDS encoding MFS transporter, whose amino-acid sequence MRQADRPPDPSAEEVGRGGLALLRDRRFGPYFFGSLASNTGTWFQNVAAILTIFALTRSAFMVGLVTALQFAMQLVLAPVIGAVADRVDRRLLIIVGQTLGGTAAAVLAVLAFLDTLNAPLLLTFVGLSGVGQAVTGPAAQALVPNIVGRADVPQAIALHSLTFNLSRAIGPVAGAATYALAGAGAAFAVNAASFLVFALALAGVRLPRAQPGTGTRRLGVFDGVAYVRHRPELVRCLIAVALIGLAMEPINTLSPLFAEGFGGGELLVGIFITCFGLGSALIAGWVGRLRRVMGSGRTGAVGVAALGVGMAVLAVSPGPVVATVGIAVGGAGYLLAVSDVNATMQHGLADGVRGRVMALWSMCFLGIRPAAAILHGWLGDAFSARTGAVVAVVAALAAAVVLRGRRALRAAGG is encoded by the coding sequence GTGCGGCAGGCTGACCGCCCGCCCGACCCGTCGGCCGAGGAGGTGGGTCGCGGCGGGCTCGCGTTGCTGCGGGACCGCCGCTTCGGCCCGTACTTCTTCGGGTCGCTGGCGTCCAACACCGGCACCTGGTTCCAGAACGTCGCGGCGATCCTGACCATCTTCGCGTTGACCCGCTCCGCCTTCATGGTGGGGCTGGTCACCGCGTTGCAGTTCGCGATGCAGTTGGTCCTCGCCCCGGTCATCGGGGCGGTGGCCGACCGGGTCGACCGGCGGCTGCTGATCATCGTCGGGCAGACGCTGGGCGGGACGGCCGCCGCGGTGCTGGCGGTCCTGGCGTTCCTGGACACCCTCAACGCCCCGCTGCTGCTGACGTTCGTGGGACTGTCCGGTGTGGGGCAGGCGGTCACCGGGCCGGCGGCCCAGGCGCTGGTGCCCAACATCGTCGGACGCGCCGACGTCCCCCAGGCCATCGCGCTGCACTCGCTGACCTTCAACCTGTCCCGGGCGATCGGCCCGGTGGCCGGGGCGGCCACGTACGCGCTGGCCGGCGCCGGTGCCGCGTTCGCCGTCAACGCCGCCAGCTTCCTGGTGTTCGCGCTGGCGCTGGCCGGCGTACGGCTGCCCCGGGCGCAGCCCGGGACCGGCACACGCCGGCTCGGGGTGTTCGACGGCGTCGCCTACGTACGCCACCGGCCGGAGCTGGTGCGTTGCCTGATCGCGGTGGCGCTGATCGGGTTGGCGATGGAGCCGATCAACACGTTGTCGCCGCTGTTCGCCGAGGGCTTCGGCGGCGGCGAGCTGCTGGTCGGCATCTTCATCACCTGTTTCGGGCTCGGTTCGGCGCTGATCGCCGGCTGGGTGGGCCGGCTGCGGCGAGTGATGGGCAGTGGCCGCACCGGCGCGGTCGGGGTGGCCGCCCTCGGCGTCGGGATGGCGGTGCTGGCGGTCAGTCCGGGGCCGGTGGTGGCCACGGTGGGCATCGCCGTGGGCGGCGCCGGTTACCTGCTGGCGGTCAGCGACGTCAACGCCACCATGCAGCACGGCCTGGCCGACGGGGTGCGGGGCCGGGTGATGGCGCTGTGGTCGATGTGTTTCCTGGGCATCCGGCCGGCGGCGGCGATCCTGCACGGCTGGCTGGGCGACGCCTTCTCCGCGCGCACCGGCGCGGTCGTGGCGGTGGTGGCCGCCCTCGCCGCCGCGGTGGTGCTGCGTGGCCGGCGGGCCCTGCGTGCCGCCGGGGGGTGA
- a CDS encoding aldehyde dehydrogenase family protein, whose product MAEVVSPIDARVLARVAPASPDEVHAAVRAARAAQPAWARRTGSERGRILHAVADLIEAAVEELAETETRNTGKILSDTRREARRAAGSFRYYAGWAEQVRGETIPVGAEYHTYTAPEPHGVVAGVIPWNVPFFFAAKKIAPALAFGNACLLKPAEETPLTALRLAGLLTQAGVPEELVAVLPGGRETGAALVSHPDVDLIVFTGHHDTGKAIARAAAEHLTPVALELGGKSPQVVFGDADLDRAVDAVVLGVFASCGQMCIAGSRLVVHESVYDEVLDRIAERVRGLRVGDPFDQDTDLGPQITSAQRDKTAQFIAETRSAGRLVAQAALPDDERLRDGFYVPPTVFDRLDAQARLLREEVFGPVLAVSSFRDDAEALRLADDTDFGLAAGVWTADIARAHRFAGQVRAGTVWINTYRVLSDLVPFGGVGLSGYGRENGTEAARLYLRPKSVWTSLAAGTPQGYGLGGAGAAG is encoded by the coding sequence ATGGCTGAGGTCGTCTCCCCGATCGACGCCCGGGTCCTGGCCCGGGTGGCGCCCGCCTCTCCGGACGAGGTGCACGCCGCGGTCCGCGCGGCGCGGGCCGCGCAACCGGCCTGGGCCCGCCGCACCGGCAGCGAACGCGGCCGGATCCTGCACGCGGTCGCCGACCTCATCGAGGCCGCCGTCGAAGAACTGGCCGAGACCGAGACCCGCAACACCGGCAAGATCCTCAGCGACACGCGGCGGGAGGCACGCCGGGCGGCCGGCAGCTTCCGCTACTACGCCGGCTGGGCCGAGCAGGTACGCGGGGAGACCATCCCGGTCGGCGCCGAGTACCACACCTACACGGCGCCGGAGCCGCACGGCGTCGTCGCCGGGGTCATCCCGTGGAACGTGCCGTTCTTCTTCGCCGCCAAGAAGATCGCTCCGGCGCTGGCGTTCGGCAACGCCTGCCTGCTCAAACCGGCGGAGGAGACCCCGCTGACCGCCCTGCGGCTGGCCGGGCTGCTGACCCAGGCCGGAGTGCCCGAGGAACTTGTGGCGGTGCTGCCGGGCGGCCGGGAGACCGGCGCGGCGCTGGTGTCGCACCCGGACGTGGACCTGATCGTGTTCACCGGGCACCACGACACCGGCAAGGCGATCGCCCGCGCGGCGGCGGAGCACCTGACCCCGGTCGCCCTGGAACTGGGCGGCAAGTCGCCGCAGGTGGTCTTCGGCGACGCCGACCTGGATCGGGCGGTCGACGCGGTGGTGCTCGGGGTGTTCGCCTCCTGCGGCCAGATGTGCATCGCCGGTTCCCGGCTGGTGGTGCACGAGTCGGTCTACGACGAGGTCCTCGACCGGATCGCGGAGCGGGTACGCGGACTGCGGGTCGGTGACCCGTTCGACCAGGACACCGACCTGGGTCCGCAGATCACCTCGGCGCAGCGGGACAAGACGGCGCAGTTCATCGCCGAGACCCGTTCCGCCGGCCGGCTGGTCGCGCAGGCCGCCCTGCCCGACGACGAGCGGCTGCGCGACGGTTTCTACGTGCCGCCGACGGTGTTCGACCGGTTGGACGCGCAGGCGCGGCTGCTCCGCGAGGAGGTCTTCGGCCCGGTCCTGGCGGTGTCGTCGTTCCGCGACGACGCCGAGGCGCTGCGGCTGGCCGACGACACCGACTTCGGGCTCGCCGCCGGGGTGTGGACCGCCGACATCGCCCGGGCGCACCGTTTCGCCGGACAGGTCCGCGCCGGCACGGTCTGGATCAACACGTACCGGGTGCTGTCGGACCTGGTGCCCTTCGGCGGGGTGGGCCTGTCCGGTTACGGGCGGGAGAACGGCACCGAGGCGGCCCGCCTGTACCTGCGCCCGAAGTCGGTGTGGACCTCGCTGGCGGCCGGCACACCGCAGGGGTACGGCCTGGGCGGCGCGGGTGCGGCAGGCTGA